From Bacillus sp. Marseille-P3661:
TGATATGTCGTTTGTCTATGCTGCGTTAATTGGCGGAATCATTGCTATTATGTTTGTCTTCATTAAAAGGAGACGAGCTAGATAGCACGATATCCTATATCTTTACGATAAAATGTATGCGGTGAATCAAAATGAACCAT
This genomic window contains:
- a CDS encoding EYxxD motif small membrane protein, giving the protein MFWEYVLDMSFVYAALIGGIIAIMFVFIKRRRAR